CAACGGGTCAGGGAGTACATATCCGCCGCTATCTGGATCGAACCTATGGCAAGGGACACTGGCGGAAAATGAAAGGTAGAGCAACTGTGCGATTAATTGATGATACAATCTGTGAAGCCGAGATACACTGGTTTGAAGCACATGGTATAGGTCGTAAGGATTTCAAAGTCAAAAAGGTGATTCGATGAGTACATTTGTAATTTGTATCAACAACGAGAGCAATCCAGCGAGTTTGATTATAGGCAAAGTTTACCAGATTCTGCCAGACGCAGAAGCAAAGGCACATAACATGTTGCGCATTATTGATGAAGACAAATCCGAGTATGATGGTTATCTTTACCCGGTATCAATGTTCGCACCGATCACTTTGCCAAAGATAGCGGAGAGGGTATTGATGGCAACAGGTGAGAGAATACCCCTGTTGTCCCACTAAGTGCGATAAGATATTTTAGGGTCAACCGTCAATGTGAAATGCACAATAATTCGGTGAGGCAGAGGAAAAGGAAAAGACAGCGAATCAAAGCTTTTGTCTAACCCTGCGTTGCAGTTGACGGCGGGGGACTGTGCCGTGGTCAGAGTTTTGTGGTCTCTCAAAGTTTTATCTTGCTATCAAACTTTTGTGGTAATCCTCCCCGCCGCACCTGAACTTTATCGTTAGACAGATGAAAAAGAGGTTTAAATGAAGGCTATATTTAAGATTCTTTTATGGGTGAGTTTCGTCTTACTCATAGGTGGCTGCGCTGGCGGCAGATTACAAATAACAAAAGCCCAAATGCCACTACGCTCTTTTGAGGATATTCCCCAAAAGGATATTTCAATAGCAAGAGTCAAGCAAGAATTGAGAGAAGGACATTTTGATAGTGTTAAACGAGTGCTGGACGTTATCTCAAAAGAAGGATACGAAAATGAGATTGAGATTCATATGTATAGAGGGATATTATATTACTATCAAAACAGGTTACAATCTGCTCTTAATGAATTTGAAAAGTCCCTAAATCTTCTGGTCCCAACGGTTGAACAAGCTATCCAGAAAGACCTTTATGAAAACGCAGGGTATCTATATTATGACCTCAATGACTATAAAAAAGCAGCGGTCTATCTTCGCAAATGCAAAGAGTTAGGTGGAGAAGTTGAGGAAGCCGATATTGAATTCTTTGAAAAATTTCAGGGTACTCCTTACCGGATTGAGACCCAAGATCAAAGAGCGAACTTAAAGATGGATTACAAAGGAATTCCTATAGTCAAAGGCAGCATTAATGGAAGTAAGGAGCTAAGTTTTATAGTAGACACAGGAGCGCAGATGACCGTGTTGTCATCAGAGATGGCGAACAAGCTGAAGATAAAACCTCTTGTCTCTGGCAGCAAGGGAGCTGGAGCTGGTGGCGAATTTTCTGTTGATCTTGGGGTAATCGACTCATTAAGACTTGGTGATGTAATTGTCAGGAATGTCCCTGTTACTATTATTGATTCTAAGGAATTGACATTTAAGCTCTTTGGGCTTTTGACAATCTTTAAGATAGATGGGGTAATTGGACTTCCGTTACTAAAACAGTTTGATGTTACCTTTGATTACAAAGGCAAGAGACTCATCTTAGATATTCCACAGAAGACTGAAGAACCCTCATCCTTTGAAGGCAATTTTTATCTTGTGCGTGATAAGATAATGCTACCCGTAGGCATAAATGGCATTGAAGGATTTACATTCATGCTCGATACAGGTGGAGGTGGCGATCATGCTTCTATTACCCCTGAAGGTTTAGAGGAATTAAAGGATCAACAGTTAAAGATTTCTGAGCAATTAGGTGGAAGTTGGGGTGCTGGCGGTGGAGGAGTAAAGAAGATTAAAGATGTCAAGGATGTCTCCTTGAGAATGTGTGGGTTTGATATTCGGAATGTAGATCTGCGTGTAGATAAAGACCCTATAAAAGATAAACTCATCGAGATAGATGGTTTTATTGAGAATATGATATTAGAAAACTTCAAGGTAAAGATGGATTTTAGAAAGATGCAAATAACATTAGTAGACTAAATTTGAGATGCTAAAGA
This sequence is a window from bacterium. Protein-coding genes within it:
- a CDS encoding aspartyl protease family protein, which translates into the protein MKAIFKILLWVSFVLLIGGCAGGRLQITKAQMPLRSFEDIPQKDISIARVKQELREGHFDSVKRVLDVISKEGYENEIEIHMYRGILYYYQNRLQSALNEFEKSLNLLVPTVEQAIQKDLYENAGYLYYDLNDYKKAAVYLRKCKELGGEVEEADIEFFEKFQGTPYRIETQDQRANLKMDYKGIPIVKGSINGSKELSFIVDTGAQMTVLSSEMANKLKIKPLVSGSKGAGAGGEFSVDLGVIDSLRLGDVIVRNVPVTIIDSKELTFKLFGLLTIFKIDGVIGLPLLKQFDVTFDYKGKRLILDIPQKTEEPSSFEGNFYLVRDKIMLPVGINGIEGFTFMLDTGGGGDHASITPEGLEELKDQQLKISEQLGGSWGAGGGGVKKIKDVKDVSLRMCGFDIRNVDLRVDKDPIKDKLIEIDGFIENMILENFKVKMDFRKMQITLVD